The Thermodesulfovibrionales bacterium region TACTTGCGAGTTTTGAATACATGATCGTAATAGCCTGGAGGATCGTGTCCACGGTGCCTTCGGGCTGGGCCTCGCCAAGGCTCGATGAGATATCCACAGCGATGACAACATCGGCGCCAAGTCTCTTTGCCGCATCGACCGCAACAGGACTGACAACACCGCCGTCGACATACATCTTGTTGTCTATCTTTACCGGTCTGAAGATGCCCGGGATTGAGCAACTTGCCCTCACTGCCGTGCCGGTATTGCCTCTCCCGAAAACCACTTCGCTGCCATTCTGGATATCTGTCGCCACTGCGTAAAAAGGGATCCTCAGTCTTTCAATGGGCGTGTTCTTCAGCATCCTGTTTACATACTCCTCAAGCTTCTCCCCTTTGATAAACCCGTTGTCGGGAACGGTCACGTCGACAATGTCCGTCTTTTCGATCTCAAAAGAGATCTTCTGCAACTGAAAAGCATCGAAACCATAGGCATAAAGGCCGCCGACAAGACTCCCTACGCTTGTGCCCACTACCATATGGATGGGGATTTTGTTTGCTTCGAGGACCTTTAAGACGCCGATGTGGGCAAACCCCCTGGATACGCCGGCGCCAAGGACCACGGCTACCCTTGCAGGCCGCTGAGGCGGCTTGACCTCTTTCGGCGCGCAAGATGCCGTTGTCAAGATAAGAATAATGAGAATGGTTGTTATGCTATGGCGGAGCATCTGCCTATCCTCTCGTGATACGTCCCATACTATACCATGGTAGTATAAAATATGTTTTACAGCGATTCGACGATCTGGTTCAGCATCGAAAAGGGTCTTGGCGAGTCCTATTATATCCTCTGCCCCGTGTGCGGCAACTGCGGGATCAGGGTTCTTTACTGGGACGACGGAACAAAGGAAGAAGGGGACTGCCTCATATGCAAAAGGATGGAAGAACTCATGGACCCCCGCATGGGTTACTGTTAAGGGATTATTGCTAGCTCTCTATTTTGTATCCGAGCTTTTCGATACTCTCTCTCGTCAGCCTCAGGAGATCCTCCTCCATGAGTTTCGCCTCATCGAATTCAATGGCAATCTCTCCTCTGCCGGTCTCTATGGAATTCACTCCGTCCATCTTCCCGAGGAATCGTCGCAGGGCCATGGAACATTCCTCACAGAATTCCTTTTGCACAGCTATCGAAATGCTCTTCATATCTGTCATCCCCAGGCAAGTCGCTCCAGTTTTTTCTTCAATGCCGCCCTTCCCTCCAGAACTCTATTCTGCCTATCGCCGACATCGTAGTCAACAGCAACGGCCGGCCTGATCGGTCTTCTGTGGTTGACGTCGTCCGGTAACGCCAAAGCACCGGCCGTCACGACTACTCAAGATCTTTCCAGTACGGGAGCCACCTCGTAATGACGCTCTTCAGCGTTCCGTTCTGCTTCCACCCTGCAAGGACCGCATTTACCCGCGCGAGCAGCGCCCCGTCATCCCGTCTGATGCCCCAGCCGAGGTATTCCTCGTTCAGGGGTTTCCAGAGTCCTCTCATCGAGGCTTCATTTTCAGAGACGAGCCATACGACGGCAGGTGCATCATGGACAAAGATATCGATCCTTCGCTGTTTGAGTTCAATGGCGGCGTCACTCAAGCCCTGTAAGGGAATGATCCTCATCGCAGGCGGAAAATTCTTTCTCGCATAGGCCTCACCCGTCGTGTTCTTGATGACACCCACTGTCGGGAACTTTTCCTTGATTCTCTCAAGGGAATTGTACTTCGAAAAATCACCGGCACGCATGGCAACGACGAGACCGCTCTTGAGATAGTAGTCGGTAAAGGCGATCCTGACTTTTCTTGCTTCCGTTATGGTCATCCCTGACATGATGATATCGATCTCCCCATCGAGAAGGGAAGGCATCAGCCGGTCCCAGGGAAGCTCGACAAACCGAAGCGGCATGCCGAGTTCTCCGGCAAGCATGCGCGCAAGATCCGCCTCGAGTCCCGCGATCGCCCCCTGTTGTCTGAAGATCATAGGCGGTGAATCGGGAGTGACGCCGACAAGCAGAGGCATTACCGGAGTCCCCTCAGCAGCCGGGGAGTCATTCGGACCCGCAAGGACTCCGATAAAGAAGGTAATAAGAATAGCGAAAGCGAGCCTCAGACTTTTGTCAATCATAGTATTACTCCCTTCCTCGTTATCGATGCAAGCCCGCAGCCAACAGGCAGAAAATGGAGACTGCTTTAAGGGGTATTCCCTCAAAGCAGTCCCGAATGTTATGGCCCATAGTCGGACAGTCTCTTACCAGCTGTAGGCTCCTCCAACCCCGAACAACCACTGACTCGATGATCCCCTGAGGGCTACCACAGGGCTGTTGTTCGCAGGACCCGTCAGGTACTGGTAACGTGCCCCCGCTGCAAGATGCCATGACCTGCTGAGATGATAGACCATGGTCGGTGAGAAACTCACATCCCTTAAGCCGCTCGAGGCATCATAAAAGGGAAGTCCCGATGTGCCGACGTTATTGGCATTGACGCCGAAGTAGTACTCCATCCAGTTGCGACTCGCATAGCTGGTGCTCACGCCGAGAGAAAGATCGATCGGTCTGCTTATCGGATACCAATAACGGCCGGACAGGGTCAGGATATACCCCTTGGAATGGCCTGTCACGTCCTGGAGAAAATCAAGGTTCAGGACCAAGCGCTGACGGGGGTCTTTTTCTCTGAAAACAGCGCCGACAAAAGCTCCTGCTTCTACCGCGCCTTTCAGCTCCGTCATCTGTTTTACCACTTCATCCTCAACACTGTCCTTGCGGCCGAAACGGTAATTCAGCGAAGGCCCGAAGCGGAGGATCGGATGATTCAAGAGGTTTACGTTCAACTCCGTGGCCAGCAACTGCACATAACGCTCCCCCTCAAAAGTGTATTTCAAGAAAGGCGCCGCCACAAATCTGTAGTCGTTCGATCCCATATAGTCAGGCGCTCCGCCTACAGCCACGCCGACGATGTTTGGTATGCTGTCTTCAACGGGAATGGCGCTATCCATGCCGGCTGCATGAGCAGCAACTGCGACAAAAAGCGAAACCAATGCAACAGAACATCCAAGAATGAATCTTCGCATAATGTCTTTTCCTTTCTCTGCTCCTGTTTTATAACATTGAGAAAGACCCATGAGTCATGGGTCATGTTCACAGCAATTATCATCACCTCCTTGTCACCAAAAATAAATACGCCTCTGCTCACCTCGTTCAATCTTTCCTTCTAAGACCACCATGAGGTTATTATTCCTTCTCGAGGTTCACATCCTTCATTGCCTGCCTGCACCGTGAGGAGACCTTTTCCTTTTTCTTCTCGATGCACTGGAGAAGTCGACCCTCTCCCGATTTAACGCCGGAACAATAGGTCTTCAGATCGTCCCTGCACTCATTTGCGAGATACGTGAGGGCTGCCACGATGCGTTCGAGCTGGGCAGCCGCATCGTATATCGCGTATTCGCAGCGTGCTGACAGCTTGTCCTGGCGCGCATAGAGACATGCAAGCACGCGGCCCTTCCCCGGAATAACGTCCTTGCAGTAGGTATCGATCTCCTTCTGGCAGCCCTCCGCAAAGGTCTCGACAGGACCCTTCTCAGCAGCAAAAGCCCAACCACCAATGAACTGCATACAGCCAACGACAACAAGACAGATGAGTATTTTCTTCATGACTTCCTCCTTGTTCATGTATCCGTTATTTTACTCTCCTTAAGGCATAGAAGTTTCCTTGACCTTGCTCCAAGTCGGGTCAGGATCAAACTTCTCCATGGCCTCGGCAATCTTTGTCGTATTCTTTCCGAGATCCTTCTGGTACACAACGCCGTCGTGGTTCACGATGAAGGTCATGACACCGGAATTGCCGTATTTCGCAGGAAAGGCCACCACCGCAAATCCCCCTATCATGTGTCCGTTCACCACATAATCGTACGCTCCATCGGGTGCGTTCTTGCCCTGGGCCTTTAGCATGCGGTAATAATAGCCATGGTAAGGGACGTGTCTTTCTTTGTTCGCCTTCTGTCCACTGTATCCCGCAGCCCTGGCCTTTGCTACCAAGTCGCCAAGGGGGCTCGGTTCCTCCTCCTCCTTCGTCTCCCAGTACAGTCCGTTCTTCTTTCCCGGATCGCTCCTGAACTTCTGGGCATATTCGAGGAGGGCATTGTTGTCGCGGTCTTTTATCGCGTACTCACGCTGGGCATCGACGATGGCAAGCATCGTCTGGATCGTGTCCAGCTCGTTCTCTCCGATACGGCGGTTCAGTATCTCCTCCTTGCCGGCTTTGGTATCGTAAAACCACTGTTCTCCCTTCTTTACCAGAGGGATAGGAAAGGGCCAGTCCTTTTCCCCGACAATAAGGACCATCTTTCCCCCTTCCTGGACAAGGCTGTTCTTCTTGTCATAATCGCTGATAAAAGTTTCCCGCCGCTGCTTGTCGCTCACGGGGTCTCCAGAGTAAATCAGCGCCTTCGCGCCGGGGCCGAAGATCGACATTACCTCCTTGTCGTTGTTCGATTTGATTGCCTCCATAAAGGCCTTCACCGCCTCTTCGGCGGAAGGGAAGCCCTTCTGTTTCTGTCTTGCCCCTGCATCAGCCGCAATCCCTGCAAAGACAGAGATCATGACCGCAACAACCAGCGCGAGAAGCCGGAGCCCGTAAGACTCAGAGCGTTTCTTATCACTCATTTCCGGTAGGATCATTTTCGTCTCCCTTGAATATCCATCTATTGATACATGGTCTCTTTTCATGACTACCTCCTGCCTCCGCCTCGACCACCTCCGCCACCACGGGATCCTCCCCCGCCTCCTCCGCCGCGACTGCCCGATGACATGCTCTGTCTGCTTGAACTGCCTCGGTTGCTCATATCACGTGTGGCGCTTCCACCCCGGTCCATGCCTGACAGGGCGTTGCTCTTCTGGCCGGAATAGTCCCGGCCTCCGGCTCCTGTGGTCCCGGCCCGGGGTTGCTGACCGCCGCGCTGACCCTTGAATTGGTCAGCGCCTCCGCGGGCAATGTCCTGCCTGCCTGCCTCGGCACGTCCACGGTAGTTTTCTCGGGACTGGACCGCCTGGTTCGTTGATGCCCGGTTATACTTCTGCGCAGTCCCCTGGTCCCTGTAAGCGACTCCGCCCCGGTGGCTCGCGTCATGCTGCCATCGGCCCTGGCCAGCCTGACCTCTCCCCTGATATTGGGTCGCGTACTTCCCGCGGTTAATGTTGTTGTTGAAATTGGCATTCCGGTTGACGTTGACATTGACATCGCCACCGTGCCAGTCTGAATGGCCCCATGCGTAGCCCCATGCAGCGCCGAGGGCAACGCCTGTAACAAAGGCAGCGCCTGCCACATATCCCGGCGGATAGACCGGATATGGCGGATAGGCCGGATATGCCCATGTGCCGTAAACGACAGTCGGGTTATAGGCCGGCACATAGATGACCTGTGGGCTGGCAGGTTCGATGATGATGACTTCTTGCTCGACCTTAACGACCTGCTCTTTGGTTGTCTTCAGGTTGCCCGCGGCCTGTGCCTTTGCCCGAAGCTTCTGGACCGTGTCCAAGACATCCTTTTGCTGGGCGAGGAATGCATCGCCAAGTTTCTGCGTCCAGTCGAGCTTTTCGCTCATCATGGTCAGCACCTGCGGAAAATTCACCAGGGACTTGACGCTCGGGTCCCAGGACTGAGCTTCAAGGGCCTTTGCCAATGCATCACCCTTCATATCCTTGTTCTGCTTTGCCCAGCGGTCAGCCTGCACAACCTCAAGCGGATAGGTGGAAGCCATCAGCACCTGGGTAAGCAGGGAGTCGGGATAGAGCGCGATCGGTGCGAGGACCTGTTCCAGTTCTTCCGGTGAAAATACCGGTTTTGCCGCCTCCTGCGCCGCAGCCCCCGACGTTATCGGATCGAAGGGAGCGATCAGAGCAAAAATCATAAGAATACTCACTATACGCATAATACTCTTTGTCATAACTCCTCCATTTTCCAAATTCTCCACCCTTCGTACTTCCTTCAAACGGCGCTCGTGCCCATTTTGATAAAGCAAGCCTCCTGCCATCACCAGGATGTCTCGTGTTTATCGCACTAACCTACCTTTAATACAAGGGTTTTCTAGCAGAATCAGTATCAAAAAAAGACCGCAAGAAATAGCTCTTTGCCGATATTTCGGCAAGACCACCGATATTTCGTTAATATGTCCTTCATGATGTAGTCGGCCGATTGATACCGAGTTTCTTCATCTTCGATTGCAGCGTCGTACCTTTCAGACCAAGGATCTCAGCAGCCCCGCCCTTACCGGTAACATGCCAGGATGTTTTCTCCAGTACACTCAGAATGTGTCTGCGCTCTATGTCCTGGAGGGTCACACTATGTTCTCCTGAGGTTACAACCCCGGGAGCTTCAGGCAAAAAAACTTC contains the following coding sequences:
- a CDS encoding DUF2950 domain-containing protein; amino-acid sequence: MKRDHVSIDGYSRETKMILPEMSDKKRSESYGLRLLALVVAVMISVFAGIAADAGARQKQKGFPSAEEAVKAFMEAIKSNNDKEVMSIFGPGAKALIYSGDPVSDKQRRETFISDYDKKNSLVQEGGKMVLIVGEKDWPFPIPLVKKGEQWFYDTKAGKEEILNRRIGENELDTIQTMLAIVDAQREYAIKDRDNNALLEYAQKFRSDPGKKNGLYWETKEEEEPSPLGDLVAKARAAGYSGQKANKERHVPYHGYYYRMLKAQGKNAPDGAYDYVVNGHMIGGFAVVAFPAKYGNSGVMTFIVNHDGVVYQKDLGKNTTKIAEAMEKFDPDPTWSKVKETSMP
- a CDS encoding MipA/OmpV family protein; the protein is MRRFILGCSVALVSLFVAVAAHAAGMDSAIPVEDSIPNIVGVAVGGAPDYMGSNDYRFVAAPFLKYTFEGERYVQLLATELNVNLLNHPILRFGPSLNYRFGRKDSVEDEVVKQMTELKGAVEAGAFVGAVFREKDPRQRLVLNLDFLQDVTGHSKGYILTLSGRYWYPISRPIDLSLGVSTSYASRNWMEYYFGVNANNVGTSGLPFYDASSGLRDVSFSPTMVYHLSRSWHLAAGARYQYLTGPANNSPVVALRGSSSQWLFGVGGAYSW
- a CDS encoding DUF3300 domain-containing protein; its protein translation is MTKSIMRIVSILMIFALIAPFDPITSGAAAQEAAKPVFSPEELEQVLAPIALYPDSLLTQVLMASTYPLEVVQADRWAKQNKDMKGDALAKALEAQSWDPSVKSLVNFPQVLTMMSEKLDWTQKLGDAFLAQQKDVLDTVQKLRAKAQAAGNLKTTKEQVVKVEQEVIIIEPASPQVIYVPAYNPTVVYGTWAYPAYPPYPVYPPGYVAGAAFVTGVALGAAWGYAWGHSDWHGGDVNVNVNRNANFNNNINRGKYATQYQGRGQAGQGRWQHDASHRGGVAYRDQGTAQKYNRASTNQAVQSRENYRGRAEAGRQDIARGGADQFKGQRGGQQPRAGTTGAGGRDYSGQKSNALSGMDRGGSATRDMSNRGSSSRQSMSSGSRGGGGGGGSRGGGGGRGGGRR
- a CDS encoding cysteine rich repeat-containing protein; this encodes MKKILICLVVVGCMQFIGGWAFAAEKGPVETFAEGCQKEIDTYCKDVIPGKGRVLACLYARQDKLSARCEYAIYDAAAQLERIVAALTYLANECRDDLKTYCSGVKSGEGRLLQCIEKKKEKVSSRCRQAMKDVNLEKE
- a CDS encoding patatin-like phospholipase family protein; the protein is MLRHSITTILIILILTTASCAPKEVKPPQRPARVAVVLGAGVSRGFAHIGVLKVLEANKIPIHMVVGTSVGSLVGGLYAYGFDAFQLQKISFEIEKTDIVDVTVPDNGFIKGEKLEEYVNRMLKNTPIERLRIPFYAVATDIQNGSEVVFGRGNTGTAVRASCSIPGIFRPVKIDNKMYVDGGVVSPVAVDAAKRLGADVVIAVDISSSLGEAQPEGTVDTILQAITIMYSKLASMQLSRADIVIRPKVGSIAAGDFSKRHEAILEGEEAATEALPSIRGIIERLRLEGR
- a CDS encoding heavy-metal-associated domain-containing protein codes for the protein MKSISIAVQKEFCEECSMALRRFLGKMDGVNSIETGRGEIAIEFDEAKLMEEDLLRLTRESIEKLGYKIES
- a CDS encoding transporter substrate-binding domain-containing protein, whose protein sequence is MIDKSLRLAFAILITFFIGVLAGPNDSPAAEGTPVMPLLVGVTPDSPPMIFRQQGAIAGLEADLARMLAGELGMPLRFVELPWDRLMPSLLDGEIDIIMSGMTITEARKVRIAFTDYYLKSGLVVAMRAGDFSKYNSLERIKEKFPTVGVIKNTTGEAYARKNFPPAMRIIPLQGLSDAAIELKQRRIDIFVHDAPAVVWLVSENEASMRGLWKPLNEEYLGWGIRRDDGALLARVNAVLAGWKQNGTLKSVITRWLPYWKDLE